From the genome of Prunus persica cultivar Lovell chromosome G8, Prunus_persica_NCBIv2, whole genome shotgun sequence:
CAATTGTTGCCCACTGATGGATGCATTCTCTTATTGGATGACACCAATCTACAATTTTCCTCAAATTTTGCTAGACATTATGATCCATCAAAAATAGTTTCTACCACTGGTTTGTCAGACACATCCATATTTGACTCATCACTGACTGGTGTCAAAATTTTGTGGGGGCTCTATCATCCATATGAGACAATCATTTCCAAAGCAGGGGAGAGCCAAATCCCATGGAACGAAGTTAAGTGTGTGCTATGGTTTCCTAATTTCGATAGCTACAGTGAGAACTTAGATAGACAGAAGCTTCTCTTGCAGAATTTCTTCGAGTATCTTGCCGTCCGAATGCTGGCTGATGACTTGGACAATGTGCGAGTTATTCTCACTATGAACAATATCAGGTTTGCACAGCTGCAGGTAATAATGACACTGCAAACTGTTTGCACCCCCGCTAATTTTTTGTAGAAATAGCAAATTTAAAGAGATGGCAAAGACTTTCTTTATCGAACAACTTGCTTATTTGGTTGCAGTGCGCACTACTCGGCACATGCACATTACACATTGCACCTTGCACTCACAAGtttatttaaattcttttgaaAATCTAGTTCTTGGTGCCTGCAGTGTCAACTTGCTGTTCTGATACATGTATAATAAACATGTACATACATGGAGGAGAAGGATGAGGGTTTGATCttacataataataatgatggTTGTGTGATGTTTTAAGGCATTTGGTTATGATCGTTTCAGGTGGAAAAGTTGGGCAGGGAGAGCTTCCTCTTCCTTACGGAGTCATTTCCATTTGATGACGCCAGCTTTGGGGAGTTGCCAGACaaagtcagcacaaacaagCCGATGATGGTTTCGAGGCCCATTTCGTACGTTTTCGACTTGCACCGACCTTCAGACATTCAGTTTGGTGACTATGCAGCCGGACTTCACAGTTTTCTTCATCATGAGATCCAGGAAGATGTGTAAAAAGTCATCATCTGCTGGACCTGTATAATAAGCTTTACTAGTTACTAAGATTTGGCGGTCGGATTATCGATAGATATTTACCTTTTCTTACTTAGGTCTTCAAATGTTCCCTATTTACCCAAATTCTGAACTTTCTGTTTTCCTAGTATTTTTAACTCCTCATCAAACTCTGGaagtatattttttataaacaattTTAAACTCACGCTTCTCTTTTACAAATTCCAAATCTGAAATAGATATGAAGATTTAAATTTTGCAAACGCGAGGTTCGGTGTGAAATGAGAGACTTCAGGTGAATGCAGTAACGAATGCTGTAGTCGGACTAAacaaatttttgtttcattaaCTTTTTACTTTGGCCTTGATTTATTTGAAGGATGAGGACGTGACGCGTGTTAAGGTGGGTCACATTTCCCGCGCGTGGGAGCTGTATTCTTTTCCCTTACCAggaaaagacaaaagaaaattatgaaatgataTAGGAATTAATTTATTTCTAAGAAATCTGAGAAATGTGAAGCTCCTGAAATGCAATTAGCTGAAGCTGatcttcttcatctcaatGTTTGTACGCAAGGctgtaaaccctaaaccctcacAGGATTCCcattataaaacaaaatcctatGTCACACAAAGCCCTAGAACACCGGCACCCCATCGATTCGTGCGCATTTCAGCTCCATAGCTGGAGACCTTTTCATCTGCATCAACAGACCACACCTACCTCTAAAACCCTAGACTCCGATCCCTCCCTCCCCAACCCCAAACCCTACAACTCCTCGTCCAATGGCCTGGTGGTCCACACCAAGCGTCCTTGCCTATCCAACCGAGCGACCTCGTTTTCAATCGACGCCATCGACATGTCTCGGTTGACCTTGGTCGACGACGACAGGACGATCTCCGGTGGCCATCACAATAGGCACGGCAGCTTTCGATTCATTGCGAAGAAGAGGCGGCGCCACGGGTCCAGGTCAGTTTCGGGTCGGAGCAGCGATCGGAGTGGGACCCGGAGGTGCTGCTCGGTCGGGGCTTCGGCTGCGTACGGTACGTGCTCGGATTTTCCGGTGGCGGTGGGTACGGACTCCAGTGGTGAGCTGTTTGGGAATGGGGATGCAAATTGGGCATCGGATGTGAGTGAAGCTAGGAATTCGAGGAAGGAGAGAGATGGAGGTGGGAGTGGAGAGAAGGAGAATCTGGGTATTGGGTTTGGGCCCATTGGGGGTTTTGATGTTCAGGGGAATGAGTCCGGGTACGGCAGCGAACCGGGTTACCGAGGGGATGCGGAGTTCGGGTACGGCGATGAGcttgatgaggaggaggaggatacTCGTCTGTTGTTTTGGGGTGATCAATTTGGAGGTACATTTTGAACAAACGTTGTTTCATTTGAAGCACGATGAAGCATTGCagattttgtgcaaattttTAGTTTCATTCTAGTAAAAGTTGTATAGTTGCAGATTGGTGAATTATATTACATATCTTTAGTTCTCTGCAGTGTTTCTAGTTTCGATATTCAAGTTTGCTTGGTAGATAGAATCTGAACATAAACTTTGGCAGCAGGATCTTAGTTGGAACTTTGAATATAAATTGATAAAGTAGGTGGCATAAGCAATGATGCATTTGAACATGGTAGGCAGTAATCAGAAAAGTATTAACAAGCAAAGCCATAGTTTTATTTTCTAGTCCGGATTGAAGTGAATTTGACTGACTTTCCTTCATGAACTTTGGTGATAGTTTCATAACACCGTAGTTCTTTACTCTATCAGAATGATTGCTGGCACTAGTTTAGTCTCTGTGCATACGGGTGTGAATTTATGGGGTTTACCAttgttctttcatttttcGAATATGTGTATCACCACTGGACAACAGCATTATGATCTAAGTTGAAAACCCTCAACAGATATTCATGTTGCACATTCTTTGTCTTAACTCGTAGACCATTGGTTTTGCTGTTATCGGcttgtttatataatttattattctttaTCAGTTATCAACTCTattaattatcaattttattcCTGGCAACATAGGCAAATGGTGCCGCTATGGATATGAGAAAAAGGAATAAGGGACCAgtagaacaagaagaataGCATAAAGTAGTTTAGGAGATTACAGAATCTTCTACTTTGTTTACGTCTTTTGGTTatgttatatacatgcattcatgagattttgaattttggttttcCAAGTCGTTTGATTCAACTGGAGATATGCTGATGGGTCCTTTTCTTGCTCCAGATGCTGATTCCATGATGGAGATTGTGGGGGAAAATACATTTGTCGATCAAAAATCTCATCACAGATGTCGGCGTAAGAAGCACGACTGCAGAATGGTTGATACGCTGAGGTAACTGAATCAGTTGGAGAATACAAATGGCTTCTTTGTATCATCTAGGCATCAGCTTTCTATTGAGAAGGATGTCGGCTTCTGGATGGAATCCGT
Proteins encoded in this window:
- the LOC18768343 gene encoding uncharacterized protein LOC18768343; protein product: MSHKALEHRHPIDSCAFQLHSWRPFHLHQQTTPTSKTLDSDPSLPNPKPYNSSSNGLVVHTKRPCLSNRATSFSIDAIDMSRLTLVDDDRTISGGHHNRHGSFRFIAKKRRRHGSRSVSGRSSDRSGTRRCCSVGASAAYGTCSDFPVAVGTDSSGELFGNGDANWASDVSEARNSRKERDGGGSGEKENLGIGFGPIGGFDVQGNESGYGSEPGYRGDAEFGYGDELDEEEEDTRLLFWGDQFGDADSMMEIVGENTFVDQKSHHRCRRKKHDCRMVDTLR